A single Oncorhynchus nerka isolate Pitt River linkage group LG10, Oner_Uvic_2.0, whole genome shotgun sequence DNA region contains:
- the LOC115135613 gene encoding histone acetyltransferase KAT5-like, translated as MTKMADSSVDVVEGCRLPVLRKNQENEDEWPLAEILSVKEIPGRKLYYVHYIDFNKRLDEWVTPDRLDMKKLQFPKKEAKTPTKNGLPGSRPSSPESEVVRVAGAGPQHTPSRPPQPQAQQKSIPTKTSLPDFQVLQQQAQRKSLDLNLQTATAPSRGKTLPTPKRKAESVSLATQVSPATPVPSLPGLAEASQASVYPAVRDTNTFNLKSNARDDHEQLTSLTTNGTARRPMPNQPGRKRKQPPNCGGTDEIIKVFQYNNSPRCANVYLQPGEDSQDSSDGIPSTPRMTGSLVSDRSHDDIVTRMKNIDCIELGRHRLKPWYFSPYPQELTTLPILYLCEFCLKYLKSLKCLQRHLTKCNLRHPPGNEIYRKGTISFFEIDGRKNKTYSQNLCLLAKCFLDHKTLYYDTDPFLFYVMTEYDAKGFHIVGYFSKEKESTEDYNVACILTLPPYQRRGYGKLLIEFSYELSKVEGKTGTPEKPLSDLGLLSYRSYWSQTILEILMDLKPDNGERPQITINDISEITSVKKEDVISTLQYLNLINYYKGQYILTLSEDIVEGHERAMQKRHLRIDSKCLHFTPKDWSKRGKW; from the exons CCTTGGCTGAAATTCTCAGTGTGAAAGAGATCCCTGGGAGAAAACTCTACTATGTCCACTATATTGACT TCAACAAGCGTCTGGATGAGTGGGTTACGCCGGACAGGCTTGACATGAAGAAGCTCCAGTTCCCTAAGAAGGAAGCTAAAACGCCCACTAAGAACGGGCTTCCGGGGTCGCGGCCCAGCTCCCCGGAGAGCGAAGTGGTAAGAGTGGCCGGAGCTGGCCCCCAACATACCCCCAGCAGGCCCCCACAGCCGCAAGCCCAGCAGAAGTCTATACCCACCAAAACTTCTCTACCAGACTTTCAAGTGTTGCAACAACAAGCTCAG AGGAAGAGTCTAGACCTCAACCTTCAAACTGCCACCGCTCCTTCCAGAGGCAAAACTCTCCCCACGCCG AAGAGGAAAGCAGAGTCTGTGTCCCTGGCAACACAAGTGTCCCCGGCAACCCCCGTGCCATCCTTGCCAGGTTTGGCTGAAGCCTCCCAGGCATCTGTTTACCCTGCTGTAAGGGACACCAACACCTTCAACCTCAAATCCAACGCCCGCGATGACCATGAGCAGCTTACCTCTCTCACCACG AATGGTACTGCCCGTCGCCCCATGCCCAATCAGCCAGGCAGGAAGAGGAAGCAGCCTCCCAACTGCGGGGGAACCGATGAG ATAATAAAGGTTTTCCAGTATAACAACAGCCCTCGATGTGCCAATGTCTATCTGCAGCCAGGAGAG GACTCGCAGGACAGCTCTGATGGCATCCCCTCCACCCCTCGCATGACTGGCAGTCTGGTGTCGGACCGTAGCCATGACGACATTGTCACGCGTATGAAGAACATTGACTGCATTGAACTGGGCCGCCACAGGCTGAAGCCCTGGTACTTCTCGCCCTACCCACAGGAACTGACCACATTGCCTATTCTCTACCTCTGTGAGTTCTGCTTGAAGTACCTCAAGAGCCTCAAGTGTCTGCAGAGGCATCTG acCAAGTGTAATCTTCGGCATCCACCTGGCAATGAGATCTACCGCAAGGGCACTATCTCCTTTTTTGAAATAGATGGCAGAAAAAACAAA ACATACTCTCAGAACCTGTGTTTACTGGCCAAGTGTTTCCTGGACCACAAGACGCTGTACTATGACACAGATCCCTTCCTTTTCTACGTCATGACAGAGTACGACGCCAAGGGCTTCCACATAGTGGGCTACTTCTCCAAG GAGAAAGAGTCGACGGAAGATTACAACGTGGCCTGTATCCTCACCTTACCTCCCTACCAGCGGAGAGGCTACGGCAAATTGCTCATTGAGTTCA GTTATGAGCTGTCTAAGGTAGAGGGGAAGACGGGCACACCAGAGAAGCCTCTGTCTGACCTGGGGCTGCTCTCCTACCGCTCCTACTGGTCCCAGACCATCCTGGAGATACTCATGGACCTCAAGCCTGACAACGGGGAGCGGCCGCAGATCACCATCAA TGACATCAGCGAGATCACCAGTGTGAAGAAAGAGGATGTCATATCTACACTTCAGTACCTTAACCTAATTAATTACTATAAG GGCCAGTATATCCTGACTCTTTCGGAGGACATAGTGGAGGGGCATGAGAGGGCAATGCAGAAGCGTCACCTGCGCATTGACTCCAAATGCCTTCACTTCACCCCTAAGGACTGGAGCAAGAGGGGCAAGTGGTAG